A genomic window from Blastococcus saxobsidens DD2 includes:
- a CDS encoding ATP-binding cassette domain-containing protein, with the protein MTEQKEQAPVALARPTMILSGISKSYGAVSALSDVSIELLPGEVHALLGENGAGKSTLMGVASGTTQPDTGTVEVGGDVISALDPAMAGRLGIAIVHQHPAVLPDLTVAENIRVAVPREHLQFAGDEASAMRQLLSDVGSTAHLEDRVAGLSVAQKHLLELAKALALRPKLLILDEPTAPLGQDAVDLLFDRVRTAARSGTAVVYITHRLAEVRELADRVTVLRDGRNRGTVAVGDVTDDELLAMIVGRELEYTFPPKHRIREDERPVLDVRGLTGDGFSDVSFSAGRGEIIGIAGVVGNGQEGLLRALAGLSRFDGDVRIGEDDFSVRRLHDSSAYMPADRHHEGLMMTMSVRENAAVAGLERFRIGRFVSRRREAELVGAELTGLNVKAPSMEAPVTALSGGNQQKVVMARALLSQPAILLADEPTQGVDVGARSEIYRILREVSGAGVPVVVASSDAKELEGLCDRVIVLSRGHVVATLSGEEVTEERMVHAAVASTTLKKEDQEREASSARFSSLRRRLEGDYAPVAILAAVMVVLAAYIYSQNDRYFLPFNITSVTLLVSALGFIALGQTIALMVGGIDLSVGPLAGFLVVVGSFFLLDESSGATMVLGLLLMLGAAALTGAVNGSLIRFGKFTAVAATLATYIALQGFSFLLRDRPEGLISRSVTDVITYTVGPVPVAFILLVLIAVAMEYLLRRSRWGMQLRAVGSNEESSRRLGVATTRTVVLAFVAVSLFTFLGALVLLAQLGIGDPAQGVGYTLSSITAVVLGGTSLLGGRGSFIGTLLGAGLIVQLLNATTFLGLTQTWQYIFQGGLIVIAAVVYSQIRGTRRSVAH; encoded by the coding sequence GTGACAGAGCAGAAGGAGCAGGCGCCTGTCGCGCTGGCGCGGCCGACGATGATCCTTTCCGGGATCTCGAAAAGCTACGGCGCCGTCTCCGCCCTCAGCGACGTCTCGATCGAGCTCCTGCCGGGAGAGGTCCACGCGCTCCTCGGCGAGAACGGCGCGGGGAAGTCCACGCTCATGGGCGTGGCCTCCGGTACGACCCAGCCCGACACGGGGACGGTCGAGGTGGGCGGCGATGTGATCTCCGCCCTCGACCCGGCGATGGCCGGCCGGCTCGGCATCGCGATCGTCCACCAGCACCCAGCCGTGCTACCCGATCTCACGGTTGCGGAGAACATCCGGGTCGCCGTCCCGCGAGAACACCTGCAGTTCGCCGGGGACGAGGCGTCGGCAATGAGGCAGCTGCTCTCCGACGTGGGGTCCACCGCTCACCTGGAGGACCGCGTCGCCGGTCTGAGCGTCGCGCAGAAGCACCTGCTCGAGCTCGCCAAGGCGCTCGCCCTGCGTCCGAAGCTGCTGATCCTCGACGAGCCGACCGCCCCGCTCGGTCAGGATGCGGTCGACCTGCTCTTCGACCGGGTCCGGACCGCTGCGCGGTCGGGCACGGCGGTCGTCTACATCACCCACCGTCTGGCCGAGGTCCGGGAGCTGGCCGATCGGGTGACTGTGCTCCGGGACGGCCGCAACCGCGGAACGGTCGCGGTCGGGGACGTCACCGACGACGAACTGCTCGCCATGATCGTGGGCCGGGAGCTGGAGTACACGTTCCCGCCCAAGCACCGCATCCGCGAGGACGAAAGGCCGGTCCTCGACGTGCGCGGTCTCACCGGGGACGGCTTCTCCGATGTCTCGTTCAGTGCCGGCCGCGGCGAGATCATCGGCATCGCCGGTGTCGTCGGGAATGGACAGGAGGGCCTGCTCCGGGCCTTGGCCGGCCTGTCCCGGTTCGACGGCGACGTCCGGATCGGGGAGGACGACTTCTCGGTGCGGCGCCTGCACGACTCCTCGGCTTACATGCCGGCTGACCGGCACCACGAGGGCCTGATGATGACGATGTCGGTGCGGGAGAACGCCGCCGTCGCCGGGCTCGAGCGGTTCCGCATCGGTCGGTTCGTCAGCCGCCGCCGCGAGGCGGAACTCGTCGGCGCGGAATTGACCGGCCTCAACGTCAAGGCGCCGTCGATGGAGGCCCCGGTCACCGCGCTCTCCGGTGGCAACCAGCAGAAGGTCGTGATGGCCCGCGCGCTGCTGTCCCAGCCGGCCATCCTGCTCGCCGACGAACCCACCCAGGGCGTCGACGTGGGTGCGCGGTCGGAGATCTACCGGATCCTCCGCGAGGTCTCCGGCGCAGGTGTGCCGGTGGTGGTGGCGTCGTCGGACGCCAAGGAGCTCGAGGGGCTCTGCGATCGCGTGATCGTGCTCTCCCGCGGGCACGTGGTGGCGACCCTCAGCGGCGAGGAGGTCACCGAGGAGCGCATGGTGCACGCCGCAGTCGCATCCACCACCCTCAAGAAGGAGGACCAGGAGCGGGAGGCCAGCTCGGCGCGCTTCTCCTCCCTCCGCCGCCGGCTCGAGGGGGACTACGCCCCGGTGGCGATCCTGGCCGCCGTCATGGTCGTCCTCGCCGCCTACATCTACTCGCAGAACGACCGGTACTTCCTTCCCTTCAACATCACCTCGGTGACGTTGCTCGTCAGTGCTCTCGGCTTCATCGCACTGGGCCAGACGATCGCGCTGATGGTCGGGGGCATCGACCTCTCGGTGGGGCCGCTGGCCGGCTTCCTGGTCGTGGTGGGCTCGTTCTTCCTGCTCGACGAGTCCTCGGGCGCCACCATGGTTCTGGGACTCCTGCTCATGCTGGGTGCCGCGGCGCTGACGGGAGCGGTCAACGGGTCGCTGATCCGGTTCGGCAAGTTCACCGCCGTCGCCGCGACACTGGCCACCTACATCGCGCTCCAGGGCTTCAGCTTCCTGCTGCGCGACCGGCCCGAGGGGCTGATCAGCCGCTCGGTGACCGACGTCATCACGTACACCGTCGGCCCGGTGCCGGTGGCCTTCATCCTGCTCGTCCTGATCGCCGTCGCCATGGAGTACCTCCTGCGACGCAGTCGCTGGGGGATGCAGCTGCGGGCCGTCGGCTCGAACGAAGAGTCGTCCCGCCGCCTCGGCGTGGCCACCACCCGCACCGTGGTGCTGGCGTTCGTGGCGGTGTCCCTGTTCACGTTCCTCGGGGCGCTGGTCCTGCTGGCCCAGCTGGGCATCGGGGACCCCGCCCAGGGCGTCGGCTACACGCTCAGCAGCATCACGGCGGTGGTCCTGGGTGGCACCAGCCTGCTCGGGGGCCGGGGCAGCTTCATCGGCACCCTCCTGGGAGCCGGGCTCATCGTCCAGCTGCTCAACGCGACGACCTTCCTCGGCCTCACGCAGACCTGGCAGTACATCTTCCAAGGAGGGCTCATCGTCATCGCCGCCGTCGTCTACAGCCAGATCCGCGGTACCCGCCGCAGCGTCGCCCACTGA
- a CDS encoding alcohol dehydrogenase catalytic domain-containing protein produces the protein MRAARYYGKGDIRVEDVTEAQIREPDDVLIAPSYCGICGTDLHEYAVGPIVTPTTPHPLTGVTNPQILGHEFSARVIEVGPAVRDVRPGDRVAIMPAIVCGRCRYCRRGQGHLCVQFACTGLSAETGGMAELAVVKEYQVAMLPDEVSDLEGAVVEPAAVAAYGVERAGVTGGDVVLVTGAGPIGVLTAMYAGAAGASSVIISEPNENRAALAARLDIGHVVDPTKGELADLVGELTHGDGVDLAVECSGSSPGLASCVTLTRKRAAIVQTGLHTRPATLDAMALAEKDLTLYGSWCWNTTDWPRIIRLIATGQYPVAKAVTTEIALDDVVPRGFDALIDPHGNELKVLVRAGS, from the coding sequence GTGCGTGCTGCCCGCTACTACGGCAAGGGCGACATCCGAGTCGAGGACGTCACCGAGGCGCAGATCCGCGAGCCCGACGACGTCCTCATCGCACCGTCCTACTGCGGCATCTGCGGGACCGATTTGCACGAGTACGCGGTCGGGCCGATCGTCACCCCGACCACGCCGCACCCGTTGACCGGTGTCACGAACCCGCAGATCCTCGGTCACGAGTTCTCGGCCCGGGTCATCGAGGTCGGTCCGGCGGTCCGGGACGTGCGGCCCGGAGACCGGGTCGCGATCATGCCGGCCATCGTCTGCGGCCGGTGCCGGTACTGCCGGCGCGGCCAGGGTCATCTCTGCGTGCAGTTCGCCTGTACCGGCCTGAGCGCCGAGACCGGCGGGATGGCCGAGCTCGCGGTCGTCAAGGAGTACCAGGTCGCAATGCTGCCTGACGAGGTGTCCGACCTCGAGGGCGCCGTCGTCGAGCCCGCGGCCGTGGCTGCGTACGGCGTCGAGCGCGCCGGCGTCACCGGTGGCGACGTCGTGCTCGTCACGGGAGCCGGGCCGATCGGTGTGCTGACCGCGATGTACGCCGGCGCGGCGGGCGCGTCCTCGGTGATCATCTCGGAGCCGAACGAGAACCGGGCGGCGCTGGCCGCACGGCTCGACATCGGGCACGTCGTCGATCCGACCAAGGGTGAGCTAGCGGACCTGGTCGGCGAACTGACCCATGGCGACGGCGTCGACCTGGCTGTGGAGTGCTCGGGCAGCTCACCGGGACTCGCCAGCTGCGTGACGCTGACCCGCAAGCGGGCGGCGATCGTGCAGACGGGCCTGCACACCAGACCGGCCACCCTCGACGCGATGGCGTTGGCCGAGAAGGACCTGACCCTCTACGGCAGCTGGTGCTGGAACACCACCGACTGGCCGCGGATCATCCGGCTCATCGCCACCGGCCAGTACCCGGTGGCCAAGGCCGTCACGACCGAGATCGCGCTCGACGACGTCGTGCCCCGGGGCTTCGACGCCCTCATCGACCCGCACGGCAACGAGCTCAAGGTGCTCGTCCGCGCCGGTTCCTGA
- a CDS encoding VOC family protein: protein MTSFGDMHHVGITVRDLEESLQWYERVFDVQREFVATGSGPELSRAVGVPDADLSFAFLRFGSCVIELLCYANERQETFDRSNADVGSAHVCIDVPDLQRAYENLRAKGVEFLAPPLPIEDGPLEGCAFAYFKDPNGVTLELFQSAAHGHP from the coding sequence ATGACGTCCTTCGGCGACATGCACCACGTCGGGATCACCGTCCGAGACCTCGAGGAGTCGCTCCAGTGGTACGAGCGGGTCTTCGACGTGCAACGGGAATTCGTCGCGACCGGCTCGGGGCCCGAGCTGTCCCGGGCGGTGGGGGTGCCGGACGCCGACCTGAGCTTCGCGTTTCTCCGCTTCGGCAGCTGCGTCATCGAGCTGCTCTGCTACGCCAACGAGCGCCAGGAGACCTTCGATAGGTCCAACGCCGACGTCGGCAGCGCGCACGTGTGCATCGACGTCCCGGACCTGCAGCGGGCCTACGAGAACCTGCGGGCCAAGGGCGTGGAGTTCCTTGCGCCTCCGCTTCCCATCGAGGACGGGCCACTCGAGGGGTGCGCCTTCGCCTACTTCAAGGACCCGAACGGCGTGACGCTCGAGCTCTTCCAGAGCGCCGCGCACGGTCACCCGTGA
- a CDS encoding SDR family oxidoreductase, with product MNNHRALVVGATGLTGRNTAEHLAATGWEVYGMSRHPGTEAADVRPVAGDALDPASVGAVAEEVRATHLFYCTWLRQDTEDLNIEVNGAMTRNTLDAAGRVGTLEHVALVTGLKHYLGPFEAYAQNPAQPPFRESQPRLEYKNFYYDQEDIIFAAAERYGFRWSVHRPHTVVGYALGNAMNMGVTLAVYATIARETGRPFVFPGSPEQYDGTTDITDARLLARHLAWAATSPAGANEAFNTVNGDTFQWRRMWEVVAEGLGVEAAPYFGHPSPLVEQMADAPAVWRGIAEKYDLAEPNVDRLAPWWHTDSDLGRTVETYADMTKSREAGFSDVQDSERSFLDLFDRLRKARIIPAR from the coding sequence ATGAACAACCACAGAGCGCTGGTGGTGGGCGCCACCGGCCTGACCGGTCGCAACACCGCCGAGCACCTGGCCGCCACCGGCTGGGAGGTCTACGGCATGTCCCGCCATCCGGGCACGGAGGCCGCCGACGTCCGCCCGGTGGCCGGTGACGCGCTTGATCCGGCGTCCGTCGGCGCCGTGGCCGAGGAGGTCCGGGCCACCCACCTCTTCTACTGCACCTGGCTCCGGCAGGACACGGAGGACCTCAACATCGAGGTCAACGGCGCCATGACCCGGAACACCCTCGACGCGGCAGGTCGGGTCGGCACGCTGGAGCACGTCGCGCTGGTGACCGGGCTCAAGCACTACCTCGGGCCGTTCGAGGCCTACGCCCAGAACCCCGCGCAGCCGCCGTTCCGGGAGAGCCAGCCGCGCCTGGAGTACAAGAACTTCTACTACGACCAGGAGGACATCATCTTCGCGGCCGCGGAGAGGTACGGCTTCCGCTGGTCGGTGCACCGGCCGCATACCGTCGTCGGGTATGCCCTCGGCAACGCGATGAACATGGGCGTCACACTCGCCGTCTACGCGACGATCGCCCGGGAGACCGGGCGGCCGTTCGTCTTCCCGGGGTCCCCGGAGCAGTACGACGGGACGACGGACATCACCGACGCGCGGCTGCTGGCCCGTCACCTCGCCTGGGCTGCCACGTCACCGGCAGGGGCGAACGAGGCGTTCAACACCGTCAACGGCGACACCTTCCAGTGGCGCCGGATGTGGGAGGTCGTGGCCGAGGGGCTCGGCGTGGAGGCCGCGCCCTACTTCGGCCACCCCTCGCCCCTGGTCGAGCAGATGGCCGACGCGCCGGCGGTCTGGCGCGGCATCGCCGAGAAGTACGACCTGGCCGAGCCCAACGTGGACCGGCTCGCCCCGTGGTGGCACACCGACAGCGACCTCGGTCGCACCGTCGAGACGTACGCCGACATGACGAAGAGCCGGGAGGCCGGCTTTTCCGACGTCCAGGACAGCGAGCGCTCGTTCCTGGACCTGTTTGACCGGCTCCGCAAGGCGCGGATCATCCCGGCTCGGTGA
- a CDS encoding zinc-dependent alcohol dehydrogenase, which yields MKAVQFQDVDKLALAETDTPSISEDEVLVTSRAVGICHSDFELLEGRYIIPFDYPIVPGHEWAGEIVEVGRAVTDFKPGDRVVGECVIGEDHFGFSISGAAAEYFVARPEWLHRVPEELTDTQAALVEPFSCAYFAAMRADNLNASDTAVVFGAGPIGLSCVAVASALGARVIVAEPNASRADLARRLGADEVVDPTADGFLDAMQELTRGQGADVVLEASGQPAAMAATLEVAGLNARLVNIGIDVGRSAPAQLGLIQSKQLQIRGSIGSPGVWPQTLRFLARTGIDLSPMVTRRFGLDEAPDAYAAARQTGENIKVHIENRSQR from the coding sequence ATGAAGGCCGTCCAGTTCCAAGACGTCGACAAGCTGGCGCTCGCGGAGACCGACACCCCGTCGATCTCGGAAGACGAGGTGCTCGTGACCTCGCGGGCGGTGGGGATCTGCCACTCCGACTTCGAGCTGCTCGAGGGGCGCTACATCATCCCGTTCGACTACCCGATCGTCCCGGGCCACGAGTGGGCCGGCGAGATCGTCGAGGTCGGCCGCGCCGTCACCGACTTCAAGCCCGGTGACCGCGTGGTGGGGGAGTGCGTCATCGGGGAGGACCACTTCGGGTTCTCCATCTCCGGTGCTGCGGCCGAGTACTTCGTGGCCCGGCCGGAGTGGCTGCACCGCGTGCCGGAGGAGCTGACCGACACCCAGGCCGCGCTCGTCGAGCCGTTCAGCTGTGCCTATTTCGCGGCCATGCGGGCGGACAACCTCAACGCCAGCGACACGGCCGTCGTCTTCGGTGCCGGCCCGATCGGGCTGAGCTGCGTGGCCGTCGCCTCGGCGCTGGGTGCCCGGGTCATCGTCGCCGAACCCAACGCCTCCCGGGCGGATCTGGCGCGGCGGCTCGGCGCCGACGAGGTCGTCGATCCGACGGCCGACGGCTTCCTCGACGCGATGCAGGAGCTGACCCGGGGCCAGGGAGCCGACGTGGTGCTGGAGGCCTCCGGACAGCCGGCCGCCATGGCCGCGACGCTGGAGGTGGCCGGTCTCAACGCGCGACTGGTCAACATCGGCATCGACGTCGGCCGCAGCGCGCCGGCGCAGCTCGGTCTCATCCAGTCCAAGCAGCTGCAGATCCGGGGCAGCATCGGTTCCCCGGGGGTGTGGCCGCAGACGCTGCGCTTCCTCGCCCGCACCGGGATCGACCTCTCCCCCATGGTGACGCGTCGTTTCGGTTTGGACGAGGCCCCCGACGCCTACGCCGCCGCCCGGCAGACCGGGGAGAACATCAAGGTGCACATCGAGAACCGGAGTCAGCGGTGA